TACAAGATTCAGCCGAGCTTCTCGGTCTATGCGCGCTATGCCACCGGCTTCAAGAGCGGCGGCATCAACGACACCGCGGCGACCAACGCAGCGTTTCTGACGCCCTACGACCCGGAAAAGCTGACGTCTTACGAAGCCGGCCTCAAATATGCCGGGTGGAACGGGCGCGTGCAGCTCAACGCGGCCGTCTATCATTCGATCTACAAGGACTTCCAGGCCGGGGTGTTCGTGCCGACGCTTGTTACTACGAACATCATCAACGCGGGCGAGGCGCAGTTCACGGGCTTCGAGATCGACGGCGCGCTGCGGCCGGTCGACTCGCTGACGATCAACTTCGGCGGCGGCTACGTCGATGCGCGCTACACCGATTTCGTGCTGCCTGACGGGACCGATGTGACCGATACATATGTCCTCTCGCGAGTGCCGAAATGGAACTGGCAGTTCGGGGCGGTGCATCAGGCCGATCTTGGTTTCGCAATGCTGGAGATGAGCGCGAACTACTCGTGGCGCTCCTCCCAATACGCCAGCATCGTTGCCGATCCGCTGTCGAAGATGCCGTCCTACGGCCTGCTCAACGCCCGCATCGCCTTGACCGATATCGAACTCGGCAACGGCTCGACGCTGGAGTTGGCGGCCTGGGGCAAGAATCTGACCGACAAGGAGTATCTCGTCTCTGCCATCAACCTGTCGATCCTGACGGTCGGGCAGTTCGGTGAGCCGCTCTCGGCCGGCGTCGAAGCGCGCGTCAAGTTCTGACGCGGCTGAGGAGCCGGCCTTGGAAGACGTGCCGTTCGCGCGCGGGCGGCACGTCTTCGCCTTTCTCGGTGTCGTCACTTTTCTGACGGCGATCGGGAATATCGGGCTGGTTTCCGTCATGCCGACGATCGGGCGGGCGGTGGGCATGCCCGACTATCTCGTCGCGAGCGTATTCTCGCTGTCGGCGCTGACCTGGGCGGTCAGTTCGCCGTTCTGGACCCGCCACGTCGCGGGCGCCGGACCGAACCGCTACATCCGCGCGGGGCTGGTGGGATTTCTGCTGTCGATGGCGGGCTGCGGTGGCGCGGTCGCCTTCGGGCTTGCCGGGCTGATAACGCCGTTCGCGTGTTTTCTCGCCTTCTTCGTCCTGCGCGCGGTGTTCGGCTTTCTCGGCTCGGCCTCGGCGATTGCGACCCAGTCGCTGATAGCGCATGCGACCGCCGGGGAGCAGCGCACCCGCGTGCTCACCGGGTTGGCCGGAGCGCTTAGCCTCGGCACGATCGTCGGGCCCGCCGTCGCGCCGTTCGCGATTGTGGAGCCTTTCGGCCTCATCGGACCGATGGTGCTGTTCGCTGCGCTGGGGGCCCTGGCGCTGGCGGGGACTTACGTCTTCCTTCCGCGCGGAGCGAATGCGGCAGCGCCGTCGCGGGCGCATTCGAGTTCGGATAACTCGATCCTCGCGGTATGGCGCGGACGGGGAAGCGGGCCGGCACTCAGCTTTGGGCTGCTGCTCTGCAGCGCGCAGGCGATCAACCTCTACACCATCGGTTTCGTCTTGCTGGACCGGGTGCAGGCTGGCCCGCTCGTGGCGCAGGAACGGATCGGCGTGACGATGACTCTGGGCGCGGCGATGGCGCTGGTGGCGCAATGGGGGCTGCCGCGGATCATGCGGCCTGTGCCGATGCGGATGATGCTGATCGGGACCGCATTGTCGCTCATGGGCAACCTGATCGCGCTGCTCGATCCGAGCGAACTGGCGGCATCGGCCGGATTCGTCGTCGCCTGCTTCGGCTACGGCCAGGCGCGGCCGGGGTTCAGCGCTGCGGCATCGCTCGGCGGCACGGACGCAGAGCAGGTCGCAATCGCCTCCGCGACATCGTTCATCGCCGGAGCCTCGATCATGCTCCCGCCGGTGGTCGCCGCGGCCGCTTACGAGGGGTGGGCGGGGGCACCGTTCGCGCTCGCGATCGGCTTGCTGGTGCTGGGGATCGGCGTGCTCGCGGCCGGGCCCATTGTCTTTCGCGAGCGATAAACAGTTTGCTGCAGGGCGCTTTATCGCGGGCCCGGCGCGGCCTTATCCTCCCTGTCTGATTTCGAAGACGAATGCGCGCGCCCGCCGAGGCGCGGCACGGATTGTGGAGACGGATCAATGGATCGCTACCTGGTAATTTCCTCCGATGGACACGTAGGCCTGCCGCCGGAGCGCTATCGCGACTATCTCGACAGCAAGTATCATGAGCTGTTCGACGAGACCGTGCAGAAGGAGATCAAGGCGCGCGAGGAGCACGAGAAGCGTTTCCTGATCGACGATTTCAACAACAAGTGGCGCGCCAAGGTCGGCGACGGCCTCGAAGGCGCGTGGGACGGCGCGATCCGCAATCGCATCCTCGACGGCGACGGCGTCGCTGCCGAAGTCCTCTTCCCCGACGGCATCACCGAGCGCAACGCCCCGCCGTTCGGCGCCGATATCGGGCTGCGCCCCAATGCCGACCGGGCGGAGCTGCAATGGGCCGGCGCCCGGGCACATAATCGCTGGCTGGCCGAATTCTGCCGGGACGATCCGCACCGCCGCATCGGTCTGGCGGTGATCCCGGCGCTCTACGATCTCGACGAGACGATGAAGGAAATCCGCTGGGCGGCGGACAACGGGTTGAAGGGCGTGTTCTTCCCCGCCTTCACCGAAGGCTTCGACATGTACAACCACACCAAGTATCACAAGGTGTGGGCGATGCTGGAAGAGATGAACCTCCCGCTGCATTTCCATTCGGGCGCGGCACCGGCCTACGACACCACCCAGCCGGGCTGGATCGGCACGTATCTGTGCGAATTCGCCTTCTGGATGACCCGCCCGCTCTGGGGCCTGACCTTCGGCGGCGTGTTCGAGGAGTATCCCAGGCTCAAGGTCTGCTTCACCGAAGCCGGCGGCGAGTTCTGGTTCCCGTGGATCATGCAGCTCATGGATATCCGCGCCTCGGCCAAGCACACGAGCGGCAAGCTGGGCGACTACTATGCCAACATGAGCATGAAGCCGAGCGAGTACTTCGCACGCAACGTATGGGTCGGCTGCTCCGCATTGCCCGACGAGGAGACCACCCAGTCGTACTACGACATCGGCATCGACCGGATCCTGTGGGGCACCGACTACCCACACCCGGAAGGCACCTGGCCGAACACGGCGGAGAAGATGATGGAAAGCCTCGGCGGCCTGCCCGAAGACGATATCCAGAAGATGCTCGGCACCAACGCGCTTGAGGTTTACGATCTCGACGAGAAGGCGCTGTGGGACATTGCCGCGAAGATCGGCCCCCGGCGCGAGGCATTCATCAAGGAAGCGGCCGAGTAAGCCGCGCTGCCCGAGAAGGCCGTACCGATTGTTTTCCCGCGTGGCGATGCTAAGCGTCGCCGCACGGGAGAACGCATGTCCAACTGGCGCGGCATCGAGGAATTTCTGGCGGTCGTACGCCACGGCAGCTTCACCGCTGCCGGCGAGAAGCTCGGTGTCTCCAAGTCCTTCGTCAGCAAGACCGTGCAGGAGCTGGAGCAGCGCCTCGGCGTACAGCTTCTCGTGCGCACCACCCGCCGGCTGTCGCTGACCGGGGCAGGCAAGAGCTTCTATGCCGAATGCTCCGAGCTTCAGGATCGGCTCGAA
The sequence above is a segment of the Pelagerythrobacter marensis genome. Coding sequences within it:
- a CDS encoding MFS transporter, giving the protein MPFARGRHVFAFLGVVTFLTAIGNIGLVSVMPTIGRAVGMPDYLVASVFSLSALTWAVSSPFWTRHVAGAGPNRYIRAGLVGFLLSMAGCGGAVAFGLAGLITPFACFLAFFVLRAVFGFLGSASAIATQSLIAHATAGEQRTRVLTGLAGALSLGTIVGPAVAPFAIVEPFGLIGPMVLFAALGALALAGTYVFLPRGANAAAPSRAHSSSDNSILAVWRGRGSGPALSFGLLLCSAQAINLYTIGFVLLDRVQAGPLVAQERIGVTMTLGAAMALVAQWGLPRIMRPVPMRMMLIGTALSLMGNLIALLDPSELAASAGFVVACFGYGQARPGFSAAASLGGTDAEQVAIASATSFIAGASIMLPPVVAAAAYEGWAGAPFALAIGLLVLGIGVLAAGPIVFRER
- a CDS encoding amidohydrolase family protein, coding for MDRYLVISSDGHVGLPPERYRDYLDSKYHELFDETVQKEIKAREEHEKRFLIDDFNNKWRAKVGDGLEGAWDGAIRNRILDGDGVAAEVLFPDGITERNAPPFGADIGLRPNADRAELQWAGARAHNRWLAEFCRDDPHRRIGLAVIPALYDLDETMKEIRWAADNGLKGVFFPAFTEGFDMYNHTKYHKVWAMLEEMNLPLHFHSGAAPAYDTTQPGWIGTYLCEFAFWMTRPLWGLTFGGVFEEYPRLKVCFTEAGGEFWFPWIMQLMDIRASAKHTSGKLGDYYANMSMKPSEYFARNVWVGCSALPDEETTQSYYDIGIDRILWGTDYPHPEGTWPNTAEKMMESLGGLPEDDIQKMLGTNALEVYDLDEKALWDIAAKIGPRREAFIKEAAE